One window from the genome of Malus domestica chromosome 01, GDT2T_hap1 encodes:
- the LOC139194033 gene encoding uncharacterized protein isoform X2 produces MNQGRQFQMVGGSNYMNNQGQYNDTTFTKIFVGGLAWETQRETMRRYFEQFGEILEAVVITDKNTGRSKGYGFVTFKDPEAAMRACQNPSPVIDGRRANCNLASLGAQKTRPPTALHGRLRAAHGLVAPPAAYHGSSSTYVPQPTGQYTFPYSAYGYTGYSQDSMYPMNYYSVYGGGGQQFSPYYTTTTGGASGPAGIFQNVYPFYAQYAQNSSQAHALGVQYPQMVQYPYLPPQPFGSTSTTGILSLPPSMPITTPTTTPGATAAAATGVTSGGAAAPQPSGAHSEQNPST; encoded by the exons atgaatcaAGGAAGGCAATTTCAGATGGTGGGGGGGAGTAATTACATGAATAATCAAGGGCAATACAATGACACAACTTTTACCAAAATCTTTGTGGGAGGGTTGGCCTGGGAGACTCAGAGGGAAACCATGAGAAGGTACTTTGAACAGTTTGGGGAGATCTTGGAGGCTGTTGTGATCACAGATAAAAACACTGGAAGATCCAAGGGTTATGGATTT GTTACATTTAAGGATCCAGAGGCAGCCATGAGGGCATGCCAAAATCCATCCCCTGTGATTGATGGAAGGAGGGCAAACTGCAATCTTGCATCTCTTGGTGCACAAAAGACTCGCCCACCAACTGCTCTCCATG GAAGGTTAAGAGCAGCACATGGGTTGGTGGCTCCACCAGCTGCTTATCATGGATCCTCATCAACCTATGTTCCTCAACCCACTGGCCAATACACATTTCCTTATTCAGCTTATGG GTACACTGGATATTCACAAGATTCCATGTATCCCatg AACTATTACAGTGTCTATGGTGGTGGTGGCCAACAATTCTCACCTTACTACACCACCACAACTGGCGGGGCATCAGGGCCGGCTGGAATTTTCCAAAATGTCTACCCATTTTATGCTCAATATGCTCAGAATAGTAGCCAGGCTCATGCCCTTGGTGTCCAATATCCCCAAATGGTACAGTACCCTTATTTGCCTCCTCAGCCCTTTGGCTCCACCTCCACAACTGGgatcctctctcttcctccttcaATGCCAATCACCACCCCCACAACTACCCCAG GtgcaacagcagcagcagcaactgGGGTCACATCAGGGGGGGCAGCTGCCCCACAACCTTCTGGGGCACACTCTGAGCAGAATCCTTCAACTTAA
- the LOC139194033 gene encoding uncharacterized protein isoform X1, with product MNQGRQFQMVGGSNYMNNQGQYNDTTFTKIFVGGLAWETQRETMRRYFEQFGEILEAVVITDKNTGRSKGYGFVTFKDPEAAMRACQNPSPVIDGRRANCNLASLGAQKTRPPTALHGAGRLRAAHGLVAPPAAYHGSSSTYVPQPTGQYTFPYSAYGYTGYSQDSMYPMNYYSVYGGGGQQFSPYYTTTTGGASGPAGIFQNVYPFYAQYAQNSSQAHALGVQYPQMVQYPYLPPQPFGSTSTTGILSLPPSMPITTPTTTPGATAAAATGVTSGGAAAPQPSGAHSEQNPST from the exons atgaatcaAGGAAGGCAATTTCAGATGGTGGGGGGGAGTAATTACATGAATAATCAAGGGCAATACAATGACACAACTTTTACCAAAATCTTTGTGGGAGGGTTGGCCTGGGAGACTCAGAGGGAAACCATGAGAAGGTACTTTGAACAGTTTGGGGAGATCTTGGAGGCTGTTGTGATCACAGATAAAAACACTGGAAGATCCAAGGGTTATGGATTT GTTACATTTAAGGATCCAGAGGCAGCCATGAGGGCATGCCAAAATCCATCCCCTGTGATTGATGGAAGGAGGGCAAACTGCAATCTTGCATCTCTTGGTGCACAAAAGACTCGCCCACCAACTGCTCTCCATG GTGCAGGAAGGTTAAGAGCAGCACATGGGTTGGTGGCTCCACCAGCTGCTTATCATGGATCCTCATCAACCTATGTTCCTCAACCCACTGGCCAATACACATTTCCTTATTCAGCTTATGG GTACACTGGATATTCACAAGATTCCATGTATCCCatg AACTATTACAGTGTCTATGGTGGTGGTGGCCAACAATTCTCACCTTACTACACCACCACAACTGGCGGGGCATCAGGGCCGGCTGGAATTTTCCAAAATGTCTACCCATTTTATGCTCAATATGCTCAGAATAGTAGCCAGGCTCATGCCCTTGGTGTCCAATATCCCCAAATGGTACAGTACCCTTATTTGCCTCCTCAGCCCTTTGGCTCCACCTCCACAACTGGgatcctctctcttcctccttcaATGCCAATCACCACCCCCACAACTACCCCAG GtgcaacagcagcagcagcaactgGGGTCACATCAGGGGGGGCAGCTGCCCCACAACCTTCTGGGGCACACTCTGAGCAGAATCCTTCAACTTAA
- the LOC139194040 gene encoding large ribosomal subunit protein P1-like, which yields MAFSELACSYAALILHDDGIPITSEKIATLVKAANITVESYWPGLFAKLAEKKNIDDLILNVGAGGGGAAVAVAAPGGGAAAPAAAAPAAEEKKEEPKEESDDDMGFSLFD from the exons ATGGCGTTTTCAGAGCTTGCGTGCAGCTACGCCGCCCTCATCCTCCACGACGATGGCATCCCCATCACC TCTGAGAAGATTGCAACATTGGTGAAAGCTGCTAATATCACTGTTGAGTCTTACTGGCCCGGCTTGTTCGCCAAGCTTGCCGAGAAGAAGAACATTGATGACCTCATCCTGAATGTTGGTGCTGGTGGCGGCGGTGCTGCTGTTGCCGTTGCTGCCCCAGGAGGCGGTGCTGCTGCCCCAGCTGCTGCTGCTCCTGCAGCGGAGGAGAAGAAG GAAGAACCCAAGGAAGAGAGCGATGACGATATGGGATTCAGCTTGTTCGATTAG
- the LOC139194046 gene encoding granule-bound starch synthase 1, chloroplastic/amyloplastic-like: MATLTASSFSSTTSHVSYGTVSSGSNLKTGFKKMVSGKQTLTHNGLRALNSVDELRVRTMANSVARQARGKSVNSSRKTSGVIVCGSGMNLVFLGTEVGPWSKTGGLGDVLGGLPPAMAANGHRVMTISPRYDQYKDAWDTEVTVELKVGDKTETVRFFHCYKRGVDRVFVDHPLFLEKVWGKTASKVYGPVTGVDFKDNPLRFSLLCQAALEAPRVLNLNSSKYFSGPYGEEVVFIVNDWHTALLPCYLKAVYKPRGIYSTAKVAFCIHNIAYQGRFAFADFGLLNLPDEFKSSFDFIDGSEKPVKGRKINWMKAGILESDKLLTVSPCYAEELVSAVEKGVELDDIIRKTGIFGIVNGMDVQEWNPLTDKHTTIKYDASTVADAKPLLKETLQAEVGLPVDRDIPVIGFIGRLEEQKGSDILIEAVPHLIKEDVQIIVLGTGKKPMEKQLEQLEIEYPDKARGVAKFSVPLAHMITAGADFMLVPSRFEPCGLIQLHAMRYGTVPIVASTGGLVDTVKEGFTGFHMGAFNVECEVVDPADAQAITTTVTRALGTYGTPAFTEIISNCMAQDLSWKGPAKKWEQVLLSLGVARSEPGIVGEEIAPLAKENVATP, encoded by the exons ATGGCAACTCTCACTGCTTCAAGCTTTTCCTCGACGACCTCCCATGTCAGCTATGGCACTGTATCTTCCGGATCAAACCTGAAAACCGGATTTAAGAAAATGGTTTCTGGTAAACAGACCCTGACTCACAATGGGTTGAGAGCTTTGAACTCAGTGGACGAGCTCCGAGTCAGAACCATGGCCAACTCAGTTGCAAGGCAAGCGAGGGGCAAATCTGTCAATAGCTCTAGGAAGACTTCAGGAGTTATTGTTTGTGGAAGTGGGATGAATTTAGTGTTTCTGGGAACTGAGGTTGGTCCATGGAGTAAAACTGGTGGACTTGGTGATGTTCTTGGAGGCCTCCCACCGGCTATGGCT GCAAATGGGCATCGAGTGATGACGATTTCTCCGCGTTATGATCAGTACAAAGATGCATGGGATACAGAAGTAACAGTCGAG CTTAAAGTGGGAGATAAAACCGAAACAGTACGATTTTTTCACTGCTACAAGCGAGGAGTTGATCGTGTTTTCGTGGATCACCCGCTGTTTCTCGAAAAG GTATGGGGGAAAACTGCATCGAAAGTTTATGGTCCGGTTACCGGAGTCGATTTCAAGGACAATCCACTTAGGTTCAGCCTGCTATGCCAG GCAGCTCTAGAAGCACCAAGAGTTCTGAATTTAAACAGCAGCAAATATTTTTCTGGACCATATG GGGAAGAAGTCGTTTTCATTGTCAACGATTGGCACACCGCCCTGCTCCCATGCTACCTGAAGGCCGTATACAAACCTAGAGGTATTTACAGCACTGCCAAAGTAGCCTTTTGCATTCACAACATTGCTTACCAAGGCAGATTTGCGTTTGCGGACTTTGGACTTCTCAATCTGCCAGATGAATTTAAGAGCTCGTTCGATTTCATTGATGG CTCTGAGAAGCCGGTGAAGGGGAGGAAAATTAACTGGATGAAAGCCGGAATTTTGGAATCAGACAAGCTCTTGACTGTCAGCCCATGCTATGCCGAAGAACTTGTTTCTGCGGTTGAAAAAGGAGTCGAGTTGGATGACATTATTCGGAAAACTGGAATTTTTGGAATTGTGAATGGTATGGACGTCCAGGAATGGAATCCCTTAACTGACAAGCATACAACTATCAAATACGACGCTTCAACT GTGGCTGATGCAAAGCCTCTTCTCAAAGAAACCCTCCAAGCAGAAGTCGGATTGCCGGTGGATAGAGACATCCCTGTCATAGGTTTCATTGGTAGGCTTGAAGAGCAGAAAGGTTCAGACATTCTCATAGAAGCCGTTCCTCATCTTATCAAAGAGGATGTTCAGATTATAGTCCTC GGGACTGGCAAAAAGCCGATGGAGAAGCAGCTTGAACAGCTGGAGATAGAATACCCCGACAAGGCCCGAGGAGTAGCGAAATTCAGTGTCCCTCTGGCCCATATGATCACAGCAGGAGCTGATTTCATGTTGGTTCCGAGCAGATTCGAGCCATGTGGTCTCATTCAGTTACACGCCATGCGTTATGGAACC GTCCCCATCGTTGCCTCAACCGGCGGGTTGGTAGACACTGTTAAAGAAGGATTCACCGGATTTCATATGGGAGCCTTCAATGTGGAA TGCGAAGTTGTTGATCCGGCGGATGCACAAGCAATCACTACAACCGTCACAAGAGCCCTCGGAACTTATGGAACTCCAGCTTTTACTGAGATTATAAGCAACTGCATGGCTCAAGATCTCTCGTGGAAG GGTCCTGCTAAGAAGTGGGAGCAAGTGCTGCTGAGTTTGGGTGTCGCTCGTAGCGAACCTGGGATCGTGGGTGAGGAAATTGCACCGCTTGCAAAGGAAAATGTCGCAACGCCTTGA